Proteins found in one Sporosarcina jeotgali genomic segment:
- a CDS encoding CsbA family protein, whose product MESLATKLVMALFIPGILVVFFTRVTFHQLVGLILTIALIAASVYAGYTHNWMLYVADALSLTVGFWYANRMVASAHRRSNENLHE is encoded by the coding sequence GTGGAAAGTTTAGCGACAAAATTGGTTATGGCGTTGTTCATTCCTGGAATTCTCGTTGTGTTCTTCACGCGGGTTACGTTTCATCAGCTTGTCGGATTAATCTTGACGATTGCACTCATCGCCGCCTCTGTTTATGCAGGTTATACGCATAACTGGATGCTGTACGTGGCAGATGCGCTGTCGCTGACGGTTGGATTCTGGTATGCCAATCGAATGGTTGCAAGCGCACATCGGCGGTCTAATGAAAATCTTCATGAATAA
- a CDS encoding AzlD domain-containing protein, whose translation MGPTYWWMLFGMALVTYIPRMIPLTILDGKKLPPFVTGILSNIPYAVLGALIFPAVFYVQEGNLLFGLIGAATAFLIAVSGFGLMTVVLGTIGVLAVYSLFM comes from the coding sequence ATGGGCCCGACTTATTGGTGGATGCTATTCGGAATGGCGCTTGTGACGTACATTCCGCGCATGATTCCGCTCACGATCCTCGATGGAAAAAAGCTGCCGCCGTTCGTTACGGGAATTTTAAGCAACATCCCTTACGCTGTGCTCGGCGCTCTCATTTTCCCGGCAGTGTTCTATGTACAAGAAGGCAATCTCTTATTCGGGTTAATCGGTGCCGCAACTGCATTTCTCATAGCAGTCTCCGGATTTGGATTAATGACCGTCGTCCTCGGAACGATTGGTGTACTCGCGGTCTACAGTTTGTTCATGTAA
- a CDS encoding AzlC family ABC transporter permease, giving the protein MERSEFNNGLRAGLSIAIGYFPVALTFGLLAKTTGLSLIEATAMSIFVFAGAAQYISLSLITAGVDPLLIVMNTFIVNIRHFLMTASLNEKMQPAPKPVKAAYAFGVTDETFSVIATSKQDKVSSAHAFGVIVIAYGSWVVFTAVGHVIGANLPLFLQAAMSIALYALFIALLVPSMKGNRKVVLLASLAAILHCFFYYTELLSTGWAILASTLLSSIIIELIYSKYGRRSIPVIEKEEN; this is encoded by the coding sequence ATGGAACGCAGTGAATTCAACAACGGCCTCCGCGCCGGTCTCAGCATCGCCATCGGGTATTTCCCCGTCGCGCTTACATTCGGCCTGCTTGCAAAGACTACTGGGCTTTCGCTGATCGAAGCGACCGCAATGAGTATTTTCGTCTTTGCTGGCGCAGCCCAATACATATCGCTCAGCCTCATCACAGCTGGCGTCGATCCATTATTAATCGTCATGAATACATTCATCGTAAACATCCGTCACTTTCTAATGACGGCTTCGCTGAATGAAAAGATGCAGCCCGCTCCAAAACCCGTCAAAGCTGCATACGCATTCGGAGTCACGGATGAAACGTTTTCCGTCATTGCAACGAGTAAACAAGACAAAGTGTCAAGTGCTCATGCATTCGGCGTCATCGTGATCGCTTACGGCAGCTGGGTCGTTTTCACCGCTGTAGGACATGTCATCGGCGCGAACCTGCCGTTATTCCTGCAAGCTGCCATGTCCATCGCACTCTATGCGCTCTTCATCGCACTGCTTGTCCCATCTATGAAAGGCAATCGGAAAGTAGTGCTGCTCGCGAGTCTTGCGGCAATCCTGCACTGTTTCTTTTATTATACCGAATTATTATCGACAGGGTGGGCAATTTTGGCATCGACCTTGCTCTCTTCAATCATTATCGAACTCATTTATTCAAAATACGGACGCAGGTCTATCCCTGTCATTGAAAAGGAGGAGAACTGA
- a CDS encoding TVP38/TMEM64 family protein, producing MQEWLSVDKVIELAEQYKAFGPFIGILLPFIESFLPFLPLFVFVFANSAAYGLWLGFILSWVGTTVGSYVVFLIIRRYGQSRLLNFMTRHKKVKKLILWVESNGFGPLFLFICFPFTPSALVNLVAGLSNMRKTYYLMILMAGKFVMIFMISFVGYDLKALLTQPIRSAIVGAVILILWFAGKYFERRLNKKVERHAREWDGKKHWEDK from the coding sequence ATGCAAGAATGGTTAAGTGTGGATAAAGTTATCGAACTCGCAGAGCAATATAAGGCATTCGGTCCGTTCATCGGCATTTTACTGCCGTTCATCGAGTCATTCCTGCCTTTTTTACCGTTATTTGTGTTCGTCTTCGCGAATTCCGCAGCGTACGGATTATGGTTAGGCTTCATCCTATCCTGGGTCGGAACGACGGTCGGTTCCTACGTGGTGTTTTTGATTATCCGGAGATACGGGCAAAGCCGCTTACTGAACTTCATGACACGCCATAAAAAAGTGAAGAAGCTGATTTTGTGGGTGGAGAGCAATGGATTCGGCCCGCTGTTCTTGTTCATCTGTTTCCCGTTTACGCCATCCGCGCTCGTGAATCTGGTTGCAGGATTGTCGAATATGCGGAAGACGTATTATTTGATGATCTTAATGGCAGGGAAGTTTGTCATGATTTTCATGATCAGTTTCGTCGGCTACGATTTGAAAGCATTGCTGACCCAGCCGATCCGATCCGCAATTGTCGGCGCTGTGATTTTGATATTATGGTTCGCCGGCAAGTATTTTGAGCGGCGTTTGAATAAGAAGGTCGAGCGGCACGCGCGGGAATGGGACGGGAAAAAGCATTGGGAGGACAAGTAA
- the addB gene encoding helicase-exonuclease AddAB subunit AddB, giving the protein MTLRFITGRSGTGKTYTIEQEIVQALQADPLGAPIVLIVPDQMSYSLEHSLAAQFGLNGMVRAQVLTFKRLAWRVLQETGGITRREVDGFGYRMLIRSVLEENREDFKLFRQAADKRGFTEQVEGVLKEFSRYCLDHTTLAQLHTQLAAASAPRSLVDKAGDLSLLLEKVEERLGSAYVDSEGHLAMLAGQVQFSSYIQEADIYIDGFELLTNREHEIIRELLKYAKRVTVALPTDEQGEATEDHELFFSPMRTKQIITELAREESVEIEAEMKLTTARRFRNPDVLHLEAQFDKYPAAQQVSSGDVRVIEATDRRAEMHAVARSIRKLAMSGKRYNDMAILYRQPEVYDELIETIFPQYDIPVFISQKKPMLHHPLIEFTRSVLEAVTGNWSYEAIFRAVKTDLFFPHGEDRQIWRERADRLENYVLAHGIHGHRWFDDVRWRVKKYRGLELHTEVQTDEELAMQAELHSVRDLIRGPLEGLGKKLKAAQDGRQAAEALFAFMEELHVYDKIIDLRAEEERAGRLLGASEHEQAWTGWINILDQFVLMFGDVKMSPKDAVRVLDEGFDTLEFARIPPSLDQVTVMTIDLATFLSIDEVFVIGTNDGVLPQRIDNEGLISDTDRQWFERVGFELAPSAKSRLMDESYKAYRAFTAASEGLTVSYPIADEAGKALISSLYIPRLGQVFEGLQTEIAVTDPLDLLEDADELPYISHPRSALPYAFAQLRHAETEGGVSPIWQAVIAYYEDDPLWSSILSGIQGKRKHGTDTERLTPDLTHGLYGETMSSSVSRVESYYSCPFQHFATYGLGLRERSEFTLEAPAIGDLFHAALKWVSDEIMRTGATWAGLTKEDCFRLAREAVDGIAPYFFHRILLSTSRHVYIKRKLTRIIQRTLFALRSQATASSFEPIAVEVGFGPGEQMPPLSIPLKRGGQMNLRGRIDRVDASNVKDKTYIRIVDYKSSSKALDLTEVYYGLSLQMLTYLDVALEHADEWLHVHADPAGMLYVHVHNPMVRSVQELAEEAIEEEMLKSFSMKGYVLEDLSVVKEMDSDIERSSKIIPARVKKDGSFYATSKVLAPDDMQLLRGAVRSRHRQAGDAMLAGDARVYPYRLKERMPCNYCPYQGVCQFDTTDPDAKYRNYAELSAKESLEKMRKEVEGDAHTTETE; this is encoded by the coding sequence ATGACGCTGCGATTTATAACGGGACGGTCAGGGACAGGGAAGACCTATACGATAGAGCAGGAAATTGTACAAGCACTGCAGGCAGATCCGCTTGGCGCGCCGATTGTGCTGATTGTGCCGGACCAGATGTCGTATTCGCTGGAGCATAGTTTGGCTGCGCAATTCGGATTAAACGGCATGGTGCGTGCGCAAGTATTGACGTTCAAGCGGCTGGCATGGCGGGTGCTGCAGGAAACAGGCGGGATTACACGTCGCGAAGTGGACGGATTCGGATATCGGATGCTTATCCGCAGTGTGCTGGAAGAAAATCGTGAGGATTTCAAGTTATTCCGACAAGCGGCTGATAAGCGCGGATTCACGGAGCAGGTAGAGGGTGTGTTGAAAGAGTTCAGCCGGTATTGTCTGGATCACACAACACTTGCACAGCTGCATACCCAGCTCGCTGCAGCATCAGCGCCGCGTTCTTTAGTTGATAAAGCAGGGGATTTGTCATTGCTGCTGGAAAAAGTGGAAGAGCGATTAGGGTCAGCATATGTCGATAGTGAAGGGCATTTAGCGATGCTTGCCGGTCAGGTCCAGTTTTCTTCCTACATTCAAGAAGCAGACATTTACATAGACGGTTTCGAATTATTGACGAACCGGGAGCATGAAATTATCCGTGAGCTATTAAAATATGCAAAACGGGTTACTGTTGCGCTGCCGACGGATGAGCAGGGAGAAGCGACAGAGGATCACGAGTTGTTTTTCAGTCCGATGCGCACGAAACAAATCATTACAGAACTTGCGCGTGAGGAATCAGTAGAGATTGAAGCAGAGATGAAATTGACGACCGCACGCCGATTCCGAAATCCCGACGTGCTGCATCTCGAAGCTCAATTTGATAAATATCCAGCCGCCCAGCAAGTCAGCAGCGGAGATGTTCGGGTTATTGAAGCAACGGATCGCCGAGCTGAAATGCATGCCGTAGCCCGTTCGATTCGAAAGCTTGCGATGTCGGGGAAACGATACAACGATATGGCGATTTTGTATCGCCAGCCGGAAGTCTACGATGAATTGATCGAAACCATTTTCCCTCAGTATGATATTCCGGTCTTCATCAGCCAGAAAAAGCCGATGCTTCACCATCCGCTTATTGAATTTACGCGTTCTGTGCTGGAAGCAGTCACTGGAAACTGGTCCTACGAAGCAATTTTCCGTGCGGTGAAAACGGATTTGTTTTTCCCCCACGGAGAAGACCGTCAGATTTGGCGGGAACGTGCCGATCGGCTGGAGAACTATGTGCTGGCACATGGAATCCATGGCCACCGGTGGTTTGACGATGTACGATGGCGGGTGAAAAAGTATCGCGGCCTGGAGCTGCATACCGAAGTTCAGACAGATGAAGAACTCGCAATGCAGGCAGAGCTGCATAGTGTCCGGGATTTGATCCGCGGTCCTCTGGAAGGTCTGGGGAAGAAGTTGAAAGCTGCACAAGACGGCAGACAAGCGGCAGAGGCGCTGTTTGCTTTCATGGAAGAACTCCATGTCTATGATAAAATCATCGATTTGCGTGCTGAAGAGGAGCGTGCAGGGCGATTGCTCGGTGCGTCAGAACATGAACAGGCGTGGACAGGATGGATTAATATCCTGGATCAGTTTGTGCTCATGTTTGGAGATGTCAAGATGTCGCCGAAAGATGCTGTGAGAGTTCTGGATGAAGGATTCGATACGCTGGAGTTTGCTCGGATTCCGCCATCTCTGGACCAAGTGACGGTAATGACGATTGACCTTGCAACGTTTTTAAGTATTGACGAAGTGTTTGTCATTGGAACGAATGACGGCGTGCTGCCGCAGCGAATTGACAACGAAGGACTCATATCCGATACGGATCGGCAATGGTTTGAAAGGGTCGGATTTGAACTTGCCCCTTCTGCAAAATCCCGTTTGATGGATGAATCCTATAAAGCGTATCGTGCGTTCACTGCAGCTTCTGAAGGATTGACCGTGTCGTACCCCATTGCAGATGAAGCGGGAAAAGCATTGATTTCATCGCTTTATATCCCAAGACTTGGTCAAGTGTTCGAAGGGTTACAGACAGAAATTGCGGTTACCGATCCATTGGATTTATTGGAGGATGCGGATGAACTGCCTTACATCAGTCATCCAAGATCTGCATTGCCTTATGCCTTTGCCCAACTCCGCCATGCTGAAACTGAGGGAGGGGTATCGCCAATATGGCAGGCAGTCATTGCGTATTATGAGGACGATCCGCTTTGGTCATCGATTCTTTCTGGCATCCAGGGAAAACGGAAGCACGGAACAGATACCGAGCGTTTGACACCGGATTTAACACATGGTTTGTACGGAGAAACGATGTCGTCCAGCGTATCACGCGTGGAATCTTATTACAGCTGTCCATTCCAGCATTTCGCGACCTATGGACTTGGGCTGCGCGAGCGCTCGGAATTCACGTTGGAAGCACCGGCGATTGGAGATTTGTTCCACGCTGCATTGAAATGGGTATCTGACGAAATTATGAGGACCGGTGCCACGTGGGCAGGGTTAACGAAAGAAGATTGCTTCCGTTTAGCACGAGAAGCTGTGGATGGCATCGCGCCTTATTTCTTCCATCGGATTTTACTGTCGACGAGCCGGCATGTCTATATTAAACGCAAGTTAACCCGCATTATTCAGCGGACGCTGTTTGCGCTTCGCAGTCAGGCAACTGCTTCCAGCTTTGAACCGATTGCTGTGGAAGTTGGATTCGGACCGGGCGAGCAGATGCCGCCTCTGTCTATTCCTTTAAAACGAGGAGGCCAGATGAATTTACGCGGGCGAATTGACCGAGTCGATGCATCGAATGTCAAGGATAAAACCTATATCCGTATTGTCGATTATAAGTCTTCTTCGAAAGCTCTCGATTTGACTGAAGTGTATTACGGATTGTCGCTGCAAATGCTGACGTATCTGGACGTAGCGCTCGAGCATGCTGACGAATGGCTGCATGTTCACGCGGATCCTGCGGGGATGCTGTATGTCCACGTCCATAATCCGATGGTGCGAAGCGTTCAGGAGCTGGCGGAAGAAGCGATTGAAGAAGAGATGTTGAAATCGTTTTCGATGAAAGGCTATGTGCTGGAGGATTTATCGGTCGTCAAAGAAATGGACAGTGATATTGAACGATCGTCCAAAATAATTCCTGCCCGTGTGAAAAAAGATGGTTCGTTCTATGCGACCTCTAAAGTACTCGCACCTGACGATATGCAATTACTGCGCGGGGCAGTCCGTTCCCGCCACCGTCAAGCGGGTGACGCGATGCTTGCAGGAGATGCACGGGTCTATCCATATCGATTGAAAGAGCGGATGCCGTGTAACTACTGTCCGTACCAAGGAGTTTGTCAGTTCGACACGACGGATCCGGACGCAAAGTACCGGAATTATGCAGAACTTTCTGCGAAAGAATCGCTTGAAAAAATGCGGAAGGAGGTTGAAGGCGATGCACATACCACCGAAACCGAGT